A region of Natribaculum luteum DNA encodes the following proteins:
- a CDS encoding CDP-2,3-bis-(O-geranylgeranyl)-sn-glycerol synthase, producing the protein MAVLETIVVAFWAMLPAYVPNNAAVLAGGGRPIDGGRTWGDSRILGDGKTWRGTAVGTAAGAVLALVLNAISGDVGSVTGVGLPVFPAPAIVALPFGAMLGDILASFLKRRTGRERGAAFPGVDQLDFVVVSLALAFVAAPDWFLETFTLPVLAVVVIITPLLHVTTNVIAYKLGLKNEPW; encoded by the coding sequence ATGGCAGTACTCGAGACGATCGTCGTCGCGTTCTGGGCGATGTTGCCCGCGTACGTGCCGAACAACGCGGCAGTGCTCGCCGGCGGCGGGCGACCGATCGACGGCGGGCGGACGTGGGGCGACAGTCGGATCCTCGGCGACGGGAAGACCTGGCGCGGCACCGCCGTGGGGACGGCCGCCGGGGCCGTCCTAGCGCTCGTCCTCAATGCAATCTCGGGCGACGTCGGGTCAGTGACCGGCGTCGGCCTCCCGGTCTTCCCGGCCCCAGCCATCGTCGCGCTCCCGTTCGGAGCGATGCTCGGCGACATCCTCGCCTCGTTTCTCAAGCGCCGGACGGGACGCGAGCGCGGCGCGGCCTTCCCCGGCGTCGACCAGCTCGACTTCGTCGTCGTCTCGCTCGCGCTCGCGTTCGTCGCCGCCCCCGACTGGTTCCTCGAGACGTTCACCCTGCCCGTCCTGGCGGTCGTCGTGATCATCACGCCGCTTTTGCACGTGACGACCAACGTGATCGCGTACAAACTCGGGCTGAAGAACGAACCCTGGTAA
- the pyrE gene encoding orotate phosphoribosyltransferase — translation MTNQELIDALRTADAVQFGEFDLAHGGTSEYYVDKYLFETDPRCLELIAEAFAERVDEDEKLAGVALGAVPLAAATSVAAGVPYVIARKQRKEYGTANLIEGRLEEGEEVVVLEDIVTTGTSLVDAIEALREAGATVERAMVVVDREEGGRENVEDAGVEMEALVTASELLADRE, via the coding sequence ATGACGAACCAGGAACTCATCGACGCGTTGCGTACAGCAGACGCCGTTCAGTTCGGCGAGTTCGACCTCGCCCACGGCGGCACGAGCGAGTACTACGTCGACAAGTACCTCTTCGAGACCGACCCGCGCTGTCTCGAGTTGATCGCCGAGGCCTTCGCCGAACGGGTCGACGAGGACGAGAAACTCGCGGGCGTGGCACTCGGCGCGGTCCCCCTCGCCGCAGCGACGAGCGTCGCTGCCGGGGTGCCGTACGTCATCGCGCGCAAGCAGCGCAAGGAGTACGGCACGGCGAACCTGATCGAGGGCCGACTCGAGGAGGGCGAGGAAGTGGTCGTCCTCGAGGACATCGTCACCACGGGGACGAGCCTCGTCGACGCGATCGAGGCGCTTCGGGAGGCAGGTGCGACCGTCGAGCGCGCGATGGTCGTCGTCGACCGCGAGGAGGGCGGCCGCGAGAACGTCGAAGACGCGGGCGTCGAGATGGAGGCGCTCGTGACCGCGAGCGAGTTGCTGGCAGACCGCGAGTAG
- a CDS encoding alpha/beta hydrolase, whose amino-acid sequence MTRGAADEPHSEVQAVLDALEEMGAPSLEEFSPLEARDLLDGLLGRDEPSIQVASVEERTIDGPGGDLPVRIYDPRPDESRPVVCYLHGGGWVIGSLDSHDPSCRKLATETGYVVVSVDYRLAPEHPFPAALEDSYAALEWLADDAAAIGGDPDRIVLAGDSAGGNLAAATALLARHRDGPSIAYQLLLYPVTGDPTETDSYEENAEGYFLTTAEMEWFRDHYLERDVDELHLLVAPRLARDLSGLPPATVVTAGFDPLREDGAAYADRLEAAGVPVTYRNYPDVIHGFMAMLEEPVDLTRAHEAYADVAADLADALE is encoded by the coding sequence ATGACCCGCGGTGCCGCCGACGAACCCCACTCCGAAGTCCAGGCCGTCCTCGACGCACTCGAGGAGATGGGTGCCCCGTCGCTCGAGGAGTTCTCGCCGCTCGAGGCTCGTGACCTCCTCGACGGACTGCTCGGCCGTGACGAGCCGTCGATCCAGGTCGCGTCGGTCGAGGAGCGGACGATCGACGGACCCGGTGGCGACCTCCCGGTTCGGATCTACGATCCGCGGCCCGACGAGTCGCGGCCGGTCGTCTGTTATCTCCACGGCGGTGGCTGGGTGATCGGGAGTCTCGACTCACACGATCCCTCGTGTCGGAAACTCGCCACCGAGACGGGGTACGTCGTCGTCAGCGTCGACTACCGACTCGCGCCGGAACACCCGTTCCCGGCCGCCCTCGAGGACAGCTACGCTGCCCTAGAGTGGCTCGCGGACGACGCGGCGGCGATCGGCGGCGACCCCGACCGGATCGTCCTCGCCGGCGACAGCGCCGGCGGGAACCTCGCCGCCGCGACCGCGTTGCTCGCCCGCCATCGCGACGGACCGTCGATCGCGTACCAGCTTCTCCTCTATCCGGTGACCGGCGACCCGACCGAAACCGACTCCTACGAGGAAAACGCGGAGGGGTACTTCCTCACGACGGCCGAGATGGAGTGGTTTCGCGACCACTACCTCGAGCGCGACGTCGACGAGTTACACCTCCTGGTCGCGCCGCGGCTCGCACGCGACCTGTCCGGGCTGCCACCGGCGACGGTCGTCACGGCGGGGTTCGATCCACTGCGCGAGGACGGGGCCGCCTACGCCGATCGACTCGAGGCGGCCGGCGTTCCCGTCACATACCGGAACTACCCGGACGTGATCCACGGCTTCATGGCGATGCTCGAAGAGCCAGTCGATCTGACCCGGGCCCACGAGGCGTACGCCGACGTCGCGGCCGATCTGGCCGACGCACTCGAGTAG
- a CDS encoding amidohydrolase, producing MTGSIRDRLVSLRREFHRHPEPAWREFYTTSRLVEEIRAIGVDDLAVGPDAYDPADRMAVPDDGFEPWLERARERGADEELLERMAGGNTGAVAALDRGAGPAVGLRVDVDGLFVEESTDANHVPAAEGFRSEVDGTMHACGHDVHVTWGLAALETIAESDFSGRFVVFFQPAEETGGGGRPMAKSEYATGLDYLLAVHVGLDRPTGEVVAGIEKPLAMCHVEATIEGTSAHAGKAPQEGDNAMHAMGTAIENAYGIPRHGDGMTRVNVGRAEAGTASNVVAERAHLEAEARGETTELMEYVKRRLERTVKSAAEMHGCRADVEIVSESPRADSNPELQSLVSEVAADVAGVERVVPAADFGASEDATFLMERVQNDGGLTSYVIVGTDHPTSHHTPTFDVDERSLAHGVDVLVGTIRELERQHPVPREDGE from the coding sequence ATGACAGGGTCGATCCGAGACCGTCTCGTCTCGCTGCGCCGCGAGTTCCACCGCCATCCGGAACCGGCGTGGCGCGAGTTCTACACCACGTCTCGCCTCGTCGAAGAGATCCGTGCGATCGGCGTCGACGACCTCGCCGTCGGTCCCGACGCCTACGATCCCGCCGATCGGATGGCCGTCCCCGACGACGGCTTCGAGCCGTGGCTCGAGCGCGCCCGCGAGCGAGGCGCGGACGAGGAGCTGCTCGAGCGGATGGCGGGCGGCAACACCGGTGCGGTCGCCGCCCTCGACCGAGGCGCGGGGCCCGCCGTCGGCCTGCGGGTCGACGTCGACGGCCTGTTCGTCGAGGAGTCGACCGACGCGAACCACGTTCCCGCCGCCGAGGGATTTCGCTCCGAAGTCGACGGGACGATGCACGCCTGCGGCCACGACGTTCACGTGACCTGGGGGCTGGCCGCCCTCGAGACGATCGCCGAGAGCGACTTTTCGGGGCGGTTCGTGGTGTTCTTCCAGCCCGCCGAGGAGACCGGCGGTGGCGGCCGTCCGATGGCGAAAAGCGAGTACGCCACGGGGCTGGACTACCTGCTGGCGGTCCACGTCGGTCTGGATCGTCCGACCGGTGAAGTGGTGGCGGGGATCGAGAAGCCGCTAGCGATGTGCCACGTCGAGGCGACCATCGAGGGCACTTCCGCACACGCAGGCAAAGCCCCACAGGAGGGAGATAACGCCATGCACGCGATGGGAACGGCGATCGAGAACGCCTACGGCATCCCTCGTCACGGCGACGGGATGACCCGCGTGAACGTCGGAAGGGCGGAGGCCGGCACCGCGAGCAACGTCGTCGCCGAGCGCGCCCACCTGGAGGCCGAGGCCCGCGGCGAGACCACCGAACTGATGGAGTACGTGAAACGTCGCCTCGAGCGCACGGTGAAGTCGGCCGCCGAGATGCACGGCTGCCGGGCCGACGTGGAGATCGTCAGCGAGTCGCCCCGCGCGGACAGCAACCCGGAACTGCAGTCGCTCGTGAGCGAGGTCGCCGCCGACGTCGCTGGCGTCGAGCGCGTGGTGCCGGCAGCCGACTTCGGCGCGAGCGAGGACGCGACGTTCCTCATGGAGCGCGTCCAGAACGACGGTGGCCTCACCTCGTACGTGATCGTTGGCACCGACCATCCGACGAGCCACCACACGCCGACGTTCGACGTCGACGAGCGCAGCCTCGCACACGGCGTCGACGTCCTCGTCGGGACGATCCGGGAACTCGAGCGGCAGCATCCGGTGCCCCGGGAGGACGGCGAATGA
- the ilvA gene encoding threonine ammonia-lyase, translated as MTEGSEARVTLEDVEDARARIADVVHRTPLDTSRTFAGTSGAASVGLKLENVQRTGSFKIRGAYNRMAQLSDAEREAGVVASSAGNHAQGVALAGDLLDIETTIVVPEVTPAAKIEATRSYGAAVVVEGDIYERSYEFALERAAETDETFVHPFDDAAIVAGQGTIGLELLEQYPDLDTVLVAIGGGGLISGIGTVLKAAEHDARVIGVQPAGAAHAKPSLEAGEIRELQSVDTVAEGIADTRMLETTFEIARDVVDDVVSVSDREIAAAVALLAERAKTVAESAGAAPLAAAFSDELALEGAHVGVVISGGNVNLTEHAELTRTGLCELERYVEARLALDRWPTAVGDVVEMVEAEGAELDSLERARRTGDDHPNQTPVTIGLEGSGPEHLNGVLEALAELEGVSVVERSLE; from the coding sequence ATGACCGAGGGTAGCGAAGCCCGCGTCACCCTCGAGGACGTCGAGGACGCCCGGGCGCGCATCGCGGATGTCGTCCACCGGACGCCGCTGGACACCTCGCGGACGTTCGCCGGCACGAGCGGCGCGGCCTCGGTCGGGCTCAAACTCGAGAACGTCCAGCGGACGGGTTCGTTCAAGATCCGCGGGGCCTACAACAGGATGGCCCAACTCTCGGACGCGGAACGCGAGGCGGGCGTCGTCGCCTCGAGCGCGGGCAACCACGCCCAGGGCGTGGCGCTGGCCGGCGATTTGCTCGATATCGAGACGACGATCGTCGTCCCCGAGGTCACTCCCGCAGCGAAGATCGAGGCCACCCGCAGCTATGGGGCTGCGGTGGTTGTGGAGGGTGACATCTACGAACGCTCCTACGAATTCGCGCTCGAGCGCGCTGCAGAGACCGACGAGACGTTCGTCCACCCCTTCGATGACGCGGCCATCGTTGCCGGCCAGGGGACAATCGGCCTCGAGTTGCTCGAGCAATACCCCGACCTCGATACCGTGCTGGTCGCTATCGGCGGCGGCGGGCTCATCTCGGGCATCGGAACGGTCCTGAAGGCTGCCGAGCACGACGCTCGGGTGATCGGGGTCCAACCAGCAGGAGCCGCCCACGCGAAGCCGTCGCTCGAGGCCGGCGAGATCCGCGAACTCCAGAGCGTCGACACCGTCGCGGAGGGGATCGCGGATACGCGCATGCTCGAGACGACCTTCGAAATCGCTCGCGATGTCGTCGACGACGTGGTGAGCGTGAGCGATCGAGAGATCGCCGCCGCGGTGGCCCTGCTGGCCGAACGCGCGAAGACCGTCGCCGAAAGCGCCGGGGCTGCCCCGCTGGCTGCCGCGTTCTCGGACGAGTTAGCGCTGGAAGGTGCGCACGTCGGCGTCGTGATCTCGGGCGGAAACGTGAATCTCACCGAGCACGCCGAACTCACGCGGACGGGGTTGTGCGAACTCGAGCGCTACGTCGAGGCCCGGCTCGCACTCGATAGGTGGCCGACGGCCGTCGGTGACGTGGTCGAGATGGTCGAAGCCGAGGGAGCCGAACTGGATAGTCTCGAGCGCGCGCGTCGAACGGGTGACGATCATCCCAACCAGACACCGGTCACGATCGGGCTCGAGGGAAGTGGCCCGGAGCATCTCAACGGCGTGCTCGAGGCGCTGGCGGAACTCGAAGGTGTGTCGGTCGTCGAGCGGTCGCTCGAGTGA
- a CDS encoding GNAT family N-acetyltransferase, translated as MVTVARDPSPPVEACLDLARALEEHFTADALAEIQAALDDQRTYVARDGDDVVGFATIYRGVPAAHRRGETRDDAVAELTWIGVRPSRQGNGVGGRLLETAADELADGGVRVLSVKTLAPSVEYRPYEATRRFYEANGFVPVETIDPYPGWEPGNPCSIYVKPLATADEYGRPNGVDPT; from the coding sequence ATGGTCACGGTCGCACGCGACCCGTCGCCGCCGGTCGAGGCGTGTCTCGACCTCGCGCGAGCGCTCGAGGAGCACTTCACCGCGGACGCGCTCGCCGAGATCCAGGCGGCGCTCGACGATCAGCGAACGTACGTCGCTCGAGACGGCGACGACGTCGTCGGCTTCGCGACGATCTACCGCGGGGTTCCCGCCGCCCACCGGCGCGGCGAGACGCGGGACGACGCTGTCGCCGAACTGACCTGGATCGGCGTCAGGCCGTCCCGGCAGGGAAACGGCGTCGGCGGTCGCCTCCTCGAGACCGCGGCAGACGAACTGGCCGACGGCGGCGTCCGCGTGCTCTCGGTGAAGACGCTCGCACCGAGCGTCGAGTACCGACCGTACGAGGCGACCCGGCGGTTCTACGAGGCGAACGGGTTCGTCCCGGTCGAGACAATCGATCCCTACCCCGGATGGGAGCCCGGCAACCCCTGTAGCATCTACGTCAAACCGCTGGCGACGGCCGACGAATACGGGCGTCCGAACGGCGTCGATCCCACGTGA
- a CDS encoding BCCT family transporter, with translation MSTDEGGPVDRFLEEIDPTVFLFGALLTVGVIAAFFVSPGTVESGISSLNDQLLGAFNWALLLIVFLIVVFLLFLIVGPWGSIRLGDESPEYSFLSFFAMLYSAGFAAGVVFWGPTEALFYYDSPSPLFGGVEGGSAEAMSVAIQQTLFHWALPQLAVFTIMGIAIGYFAYNYDNVPLRVSSALTPIIGAENLDGPVAKVVDVLAVFATIGGVATSLGFIGSQFVTGLDYQWGISMGNVGILLVVTMMTLLFTTSMVLGVDRGIRRLSNFNMVLFVVLMVATFVVGPTLFLILLGTQAFGGMVADFVSMSLFTGAGAFGAGNAEATEWMNSWTVFYWAWALSWSPFAGLFIARISRGRTVREVAFTGIVATSAATIPWFTFVGGTSVWAHHNGVADFGAVIAGEQGAEVSGFILFEAFPMGTVFMLAFMVLVTTFFVTSADSSTLAVSMMTTGGKARPSTINRIFWGVVLGMTAAILMILGGTGSANTLQQAAIITGTPFAFVCFLAMLALIRDFGSEYGRVLLQDETVLVGSSAGTDAESPPTGPGGPVESDDD, from the coding sequence ATGAGCACGGACGAGGGAGGGCCGGTCGACCGGTTCCTCGAGGAGATCGATCCGACGGTCTTCCTGTTCGGTGCGCTGTTGACAGTCGGCGTGATCGCGGCCTTTTTCGTCAGTCCGGGCACCGTCGAGAGTGGGATTTCGTCGCTGAACGATCAACTGCTCGGTGCGTTCAACTGGGCGTTGCTGCTGATCGTGTTCCTGATCGTCGTCTTCCTGCTGTTCCTGATCGTCGGTCCCTGGGGATCGATCAGGCTGGGCGATGAGTCACCGGAGTACAGCTTCCTGTCGTTTTTCGCGATGCTGTACTCGGCCGGGTTCGCTGCGGGCGTCGTGTTCTGGGGGCCGACCGAGGCGCTGTTCTACTACGACAGCCCCTCGCCGCTGTTCGGCGGCGTCGAGGGCGGGTCGGCCGAAGCGATGTCCGTCGCCATCCAGCAGACGCTGTTCCACTGGGCGCTGCCCCAGCTCGCGGTGTTTACCATCATGGGGATCGCGATCGGCTACTTCGCGTACAACTACGACAACGTTCCACTGCGGGTGTCGTCGGCGCTGACGCCGATCATCGGTGCCGAGAACTTAGACGGCCCGGTCGCGAAGGTCGTCGACGTCCTCGCCGTCTTCGCGACGATCGGCGGCGTGGCCACGTCGCTCGGCTTCATCGGGAGCCAGTTCGTCACCGGACTTGACTACCAGTGGGGCATCAGCATGGGGAACGTCGGTATCCTCCTCGTGGTGACGATGATGACCCTGCTGTTTACGACCTCGATGGTGCTGGGGGTCGACAGGGGGATCCGCCGGCTCTCGAACTTCAACATGGTGCTTTTCGTCGTCCTCATGGTGGCGACGTTCGTCGTCGGCCCGACGCTGTTTTTGATCCTGCTGGGAACGCAGGCCTTCGGCGGGATGGTCGCCGACTTCGTCTCGATGAGCCTCTTCACCGGGGCCGGAGCCTTCGGTGCGGGGAACGCGGAAGCCACGGAGTGGATGAACAGCTGGACGGTCTTCTACTGGGCGTGGGCGCTCTCGTGGTCCCCGTTCGCGGGTCTGTTCATCGCCCGCATCTCCAGGGGTCGCACCGTCCGCGAGGTCGCGTTCACGGGGATCGTCGCCACCTCGGCGGCCACCATCCCGTGGTTCACCTTCGTCGGCGGCACCTCGGTCTGGGCCCACCACAACGGCGTCGCCGACTTCGGTGCGGTGATCGCCGGCGAGCAGGGTGCCGAAGTCTCCGGCTTCATCCTGTTCGAAGCGTTCCCGATGGGAACGGTCTTCATGCTGGCGTTTATGGTCCTCGTGACGACGTTCTTCGTCACCTCGGCGGACTCCTCGACGCTGGCCGTCTCGATGATGACGACCGGCGGCAAGGCCAGGCCGTCGACGATCAACCGGATCTTCTGGGGCGTCGTCCTCGGGATGACCGCGGCGATCCTGATGATCCTCGGCGGCACCGGCAGCGCGAACACGCTCCAGCAGGCGGCGATCATCACCGGCACGCCCTTCGCGTTCGTCTGTTTCCTCGCGATGCTCGCGCTGATCAGAGACTTCGGCTCGGAGTACGGCCGCGTGTTGCTGCAAGACGAGACCGTCCTCGTCGGCTCGAGTGCGGGCACGGACGCCGAGTCGCCGCCGACCGGTCCCGGAGGCCCCGTCGAGTCGGACGACGACTGA
- a CDS encoding NAD(P)-dependent oxidoreductase has protein sequence MSENPDVVVLREGTEGLSMESYAETLRERLPEYAVSLARTPNAERELVTRARVVTGITIEEDLLERADRLELFACTFAGTDHVPVDALVDHGVTVTNAGGIHAPGIAEQAIGNMLVFARRLHEGWRRKRNGEWRHFQSHEFTDSTVTIVGLGSIGQAIAQRLEGFEVETIGVRYTPEKGGPTDEVVGFDDEAIHEAFARSDYVVLACPLNDLTRGLVGEDELATLPPNAVVVNAARGGIVDTDALVAALQSNTIRGAALDVTDPEPLPGDHPLWDLENCLITPHTGGHTPKHWDRLADIVAHNVWALEEGEDGELENVVRRPDP, from the coding sequence ATGAGCGAGAATCCAGACGTCGTCGTCCTCCGAGAGGGGACCGAGGGACTGTCGATGGAATCGTACGCCGAGACGCTCCGGGAACGGCTCCCCGAGTACGCCGTTTCGCTTGCGAGGACGCCGAACGCCGAGCGGGAACTGGTCACCCGTGCGCGAGTCGTGACGGGGATCACGATCGAGGAGGACCTGCTCGAGCGCGCCGACCGACTCGAGTTGTTCGCGTGTACGTTCGCCGGTACCGACCACGTTCCGGTAGACGCGCTGGTCGACCACGGCGTCACGGTGACGAACGCGGGCGGCATCCACGCCCCCGGAATCGCAGAGCAGGCCATCGGGAACATGCTCGTGTTCGCCCGGCGACTCCACGAGGGCTGGCGGCGCAAACGGAACGGCGAGTGGCGACACTTCCAGTCACACGAGTTCACCGACAGCACCGTGACGATCGTCGGCCTCGGCTCGATCGGCCAGGCGATCGCGCAGCGCCTCGAGGGGTTCGAGGTCGAGACGATCGGCGTCCGATACACGCCGGAGAAGGGCGGGCCGACCGACGAGGTCGTCGGGTTCGACGACGAGGCGATCCACGAGGCGTTCGCCCGCAGCGACTACGTCGTGCTCGCCTGTCCGCTCAACGACCTGACCCGCGGACTCGTCGGCGAGGACGAACTGGCCACCCTGCCGCCGAACGCCGTGGTCGTCAACGCCGCCCGCGGCGGCATCGTCGACACCGACGCGCTCGTCGCGGCGCTGCAGTCGAACACGATCCGCGGGGCCGCCCTCGACGTGACCGACCCCGAACCGCTCCCCGGCGATCACCCGCTGTGGGACCTCGAGAACTGCCTCATCACGCCCCACACGGGCGGGCACACGCCGAAACACTGGGACCGCCTGGCCGACATCGTCGCCCACAACGTGTGGGCGTTAGAGGAAGGCGAGGACGGCGAACTCGAGAACGTCGTCCGCCGTCCCGACCCCTGA
- a CDS encoding aminotransferase class III-fold pyridoxal phosphate-dependent enzyme, whose product MDRDTAEPDADALPGPNARKWVEFHQEHSAPSEYSHEFVWDVTREAHGPFVTDVDGNVLLDFTCHIGAAPLGYNNEKLLEKLEAFDLVEPMKIAGQDVYFGAGPTPEASTVPGSSHLMEKLIEVSSQYGMDTVFLSNSGAEAMENAMKITNDHRAPAKYGVAFAGSFHGRTLGTLSITKSRSVYTRNYPQIDGIETVPFCADRGCDADSCDCGFFAGGDSQLRGMLAPEGGHVDPDEIAFLALEPIQGVGGYRFPSTAFVQEVADVTDEYDIPLVVDEIQAGIGRTGEIWASDHYPIEPDVIASAKALRVGATIARSDVFPDEKNRLGSTFGGGDLLGSMMGAFTLEAIDEYDLLDNATRRGKQATERIRDDAPDSVVDVRGKGLMLAVEFDTADRRDAVVEAALERGLLTLGCGEKTIRLLPPLDATEREIELGTGIFLEAIEAASPSATVA is encoded by the coding sequence ATGGATAGGGACACAGCGGAGCCCGACGCGGACGCCCTCCCGGGGCCGAACGCCCGGAAGTGGGTCGAGTTCCACCAGGAACACTCCGCACCGAGCGAGTACTCCCACGAGTTCGTCTGGGACGTGACCCGGGAGGCACACGGCCCCTTCGTCACCGACGTCGACGGCAACGTCCTGCTCGATTTCACCTGCCACATCGGCGCGGCACCGCTTGGATACAACAACGAGAAACTCCTCGAGAAACTCGAGGCGTTCGACCTCGTCGAGCCGATGAAGATCGCCGGCCAGGACGTGTACTTCGGCGCTGGCCCGACCCCCGAGGCGTCGACAGTACCGGGCTCGAGTCACCTCATGGAGAAACTGATCGAGGTCTCGAGTCAGTACGGGATGGACACCGTCTTCCTCTCGAACTCCGGTGCAGAGGCCATGGAGAACGCGATGAAGATCACGAACGACCACCGCGCGCCCGCGAAGTACGGCGTCGCCTTCGCAGGCAGCTTCCACGGCCGCACCCTCGGCACGCTGTCGATCACGAAGTCCAGGTCCGTCTACACCCGCAACTATCCCCAGATCGACGGCATCGAGACGGTGCCGTTCTGTGCTGATCGTGGCTGTGATGCCGACAGCTGTGACTGTGGCTTCTTCGCAGGCGGCGATTCGCAACTCCGGGGCATGCTCGCACCCGAAGGCGGCCACGTCGACCCCGACGAGATCGCGTTCCTCGCGCTCGAGCCGATTCAGGGCGTCGGCGGCTACCGCTTCCCGAGCACCGCGTTCGTACAGGAGGTCGCGGACGTCACCGACGAATACGACATCCCACTGGTTGTCGACGAAATCCAGGCCGGGATCGGCCGTACCGGGGAGATCTGGGCTTCCGATCACTACCCGATCGAGCCGGACGTCATCGCCAGCGCGAAGGCCTTGCGCGTCGGCGCGACCATCGCCCGTTCCGACGTGTTCCCCGACGAGAAGAACCGCTTGGGGTCGACGTTCGGCGGCGGCGACCTGCTCGGCTCGATGATGGGGGCCTTTACCCTCGAGGCCATCGACGAGTACGACCTCCTCGACAACGCGACTCGGCGCGGCAAGCAAGCAACGGAACGCATTCGCGACGACGCACCCGACTCCGTCGTGGACGTCCGCGGTAAGGGGCTGATGCTCGCCGTCGAGTTCGATACAGCAGACCGTCGGGACGCCGTGGTCGAAGCTGCCCTCGAACGCGGGCTGTTGACGCTCGGCTGTGGGGAGAAAACGATTCGGCTGCTCCCACCGCTTGACGCGACCGAGCGCGAGATCGAGTTGGGAACGGGGATCTTTCTCGAGGCGATCGAAGCCGCCAGCCCGAGCGCGACGGTCGCGTAA
- a CDS encoding M24 family metallopeptidase, with amino-acid sequence MPRTVFDEAEYERRIERTKARLREEGLDAVVVSDPANMNYLTGYDGWSFYVHQAVVVTPDRDEPVWIGREMDANGARATTWLSESSIRSYSDDHVHSPHDLHPMDVFADVLADLDVADGRIGLEMDAYYFTAKSYVRLQKNLPEAEFEDATLLVNWVRVRKSEQELEYMREAARISENAMAAGLEAIEEGVPEYEAAAAIYDALITGTEAYGGDYPSIVPLMPSGDHTGTPHLTWTDRPFEEGDPVIIELSGCRHRYHSPMARTTFVGDPPAEIERTAEVVVEGLEAALDAVEPGVTCESVEKAWRETIAQYGLEKEDRIGYSMGLGYPPDWGEHTASLRPGDETVLEEGMTFHAIPGIWGDDFGVEISETFHVTASGAETLADFPRRLFTT; translated from the coding sequence ATGCCACGAACTGTCTTCGACGAGGCGGAGTACGAACGACGGATCGAACGGACCAAAGCGCGGCTGCGCGAGGAGGGACTCGACGCCGTCGTCGTCTCCGACCCGGCGAACATGAACTACCTCACGGGATACGACGGCTGGTCGTTCTACGTCCACCAGGCCGTCGTCGTCACGCCCGACCGGGACGAACCCGTCTGGATCGGCCGTGAGATGGACGCCAACGGCGCTCGAGCGACGACCTGGCTCTCCGAGTCGAGCATCCGCTCGTACAGCGACGACCACGTCCACTCGCCCCACGACCTCCACCCGATGGACGTCTTCGCCGACGTGCTCGCCGACCTCGACGTCGCCGACGGCCGGATCGGCCTCGAGATGGACGCCTACTACTTCACCGCGAAGTCGTACGTGCGCCTCCAGAAGAACCTCCCCGAGGCCGAGTTCGAGGACGCGACGCTGCTGGTCAACTGGGTGCGGGTCAGAAAGTCCGAGCAGGAACTCGAGTACATGCGCGAGGCGGCCCGGATCTCGGAGAACGCGATGGCCGCCGGTCTCGAGGCCATCGAGGAGGGCGTCCCCGAGTACGAGGCGGCGGCCGCGATCTACGACGCGCTGATCACCGGAACCGAGGCGTACGGCGGCGACTACCCCTCGATCGTGCCGCTGATGCCCTCCGGCGACCACACCGGGACGCCGCACCTGACCTGGACGGACAGGCCGTTCGAGGAGGGCGATCCGGTCATCATCGAACTCTCGGGCTGTCGCCACCGGTACCACTCCCCGATGGCGCGAACGACTTTCGTCGGCGACCCACCCGCGGAGATCGAACGCACGGCCGAGGTCGTCGTCGAGGGACTCGAGGCCGCCCTCGACGCCGTCGAACCGGGCGTAACCTGCGAGTCCGTCGAGAAAGCCTGGCGGGAGACCATCGCACAGTACGGCCTCGAGAAGGAGGATCGCATCGGCTACTCGATGGGACTCGGCTACCCGCCAGACTGGGGCGAACACACCGCGAGCCTCCGGCCCGGCGACGAGACGGTCCTCGAGGAGGGCATGACGTTCCACGCGATTCCCGGCATCTGGGGCGACGACTTCGGCGTCGAGATCAGCGAGACGTTCCACGTCACCGCCAGCGGTGCCGAGACGCTCGCGGACTTTCCACGACGGCTGTTTACCACGTAG